One window from the genome of Nitrospiraceae bacterium encodes:
- a CDS encoding response regulator, translated as MSKNILIIDDDEMSRRLLRMVLEYDGCQCVEAENGAKGLSLLESKSFDVVILDNAMPVMTGMDFLDQLRHIPHKPDIPIIMVTGFLNAVVRENATRLGAYAIIGKPYDFGELRAIVTQLCPSAGSPQPHSFVVANMSQTYSPPPA; from the coding sequence ATGTCAAAAAACATACTCATTATTGATGATGATGAAATGAGTCGCAGATTGCTCCGGATGGTCCTGGAATATGATGGATGTCAGTGCGTGGAAGCCGAAAACGGAGCCAAAGGGTTATCACTGCTTGAATCAAAATCATTTGACGTTGTGATTCTGGATAATGCGATGCCCGTCATGACCGGCATGGATTTTTTGGACCAATTACGGCATATTCCACACAAACCGGACATCCCTATCATTATGGTGACCGGTTTCCTCAACGCCGTCGTCCGCGAAAACGCCACCCGCTTAGGAGCCTATGCGATTATTGGTAAACCGTACGATTTTGGGGAATTACGGGCCATTGTCACTCAATTATGTCCTTCTGCCGGTTCCCCACAACCCCATTCCTTCGTGGTGGCCAACATG
- a CDS encoding FtsX-like permease family protein: MISVSVKLSWREIQSAWSRFLFLFLCIALGVGAIVAVDLFAVNVAQVILGDTRALLGGDVELSWRRAISDKGRQVLDSLTERDIVLSHVTEIAAMATVNNPGSQAPLPQMASQLVELKAIDSTYPLYGRLVAEPDLPTAQLLDSIQSGCGRTPCFGALVQESLLIRLNLTVGSELQIGQGNFLITAVLKKEPDKIANGFSLGPRVMISQDALKATALIQTGSRIQERYRLSISNSTSLELLMGELRGRLSQEGAQVTSFRDAQPRLRRFLDQLNLYLGLIGFTILLVGGIGVACTIQGFLTQKIPIIATLKTLGADSSQIIRLYLTQSLILGGIGSLLGVIVGVVLHRGLPLLLQGIIPETMHMNPTVAPILRGIVLGILTTLAFSLWPLLAIRHVSPALVYRQAVNHSQAMASTQSRLTRWRTILKHWWNDRAQVVVSISMMVGVTGLAMWQAHSLTLGLFFSVACAVAVLLLIGGTGVLYSVLRHVPIPQRYLLRHAVRNLQRPGNFTKAMTLAIGIGVMLLTTLTIVQRSLLDLIGNQIPSQAPSFFFIDIQPDQHTQFVDVLQQQFPDSPYNLVPVVRSRLTAINGKPIDPEEHKGQRNGWYFTREYVLTTSRDLPKDNVLTEGQWWDHAKQPGSDEAMRTPSDFPLVSVEEDAAKNLGLTLGSTLTLDIQGVPLVAKVSSLRQVDWGSFSINFFMILQPGSFDGAPFTYIATTRVPTTLEIPLQQAIVAALPNVTAIKVGDVLESISRIFRQLALGIQALALLCLVTGAIVMITAISINRYRRLHELAIVKALGASRGLLVFSLGVEFGVIGAFAGLVGLGLGCLLSWSLLYFFFDLTWTFDLIILSTGLLLTILLCLATGFLGTYRLLGFPPLSVLRQE, encoded by the coding sequence ATGATTTCCGTTTCTGTCAAACTCTCCTGGCGGGAAATCCAGAGCGCCTGGTCTCGTTTCCTCTTTTTATTTCTCTGCATTGCACTCGGTGTCGGCGCCATTGTGGCAGTGGACCTGTTTGCCGTGAATGTCGCACAAGTCATTCTGGGGGACACCCGTGCTCTGTTAGGCGGTGATGTCGAGCTATCATGGCGGCGGGCGATTTCAGACAAGGGCCGTCAGGTGCTGGACTCCCTCACTGAACGTGACATCGTTCTCTCCCATGTGACTGAAATCGCCGCAATGGCGACGGTGAACAATCCTGGCTCCCAAGCGCCCCTCCCCCAAATGGCTTCTCAATTGGTAGAACTCAAGGCCATCGATTCGACCTATCCTCTCTATGGTCGGTTGGTAGCGGAGCCTGATCTCCCGACAGCGCAACTGCTGGATTCGATTCAATCCGGTTGTGGTCGTACGCCGTGCTTTGGAGCACTTGTCCAGGAATCCCTGCTGATCCGGCTCAATCTGACCGTTGGCAGCGAGCTGCAGATTGGCCAAGGAAACTTTCTTATTACCGCCGTACTAAAAAAAGAACCCGACAAAATTGCCAATGGATTTAGTTTGGGCCCCCGGGTCATGATTTCCCAGGACGCGCTCAAGGCCACCGCATTGATCCAGACCGGAAGCCGAATTCAGGAACGCTATCGTCTGTCCATATCCAACTCCACCTCTCTTGAGCTCTTGATGGGTGAGTTACGCGGGCGCCTCAGCCAGGAAGGGGCCCAGGTCACCTCATTTCGCGATGCCCAGCCACGACTCCGCCGGTTCCTTGACCAATTAAATCTCTATCTTGGGCTTATCGGGTTTACGATCTTATTGGTCGGTGGGATCGGAGTAGCTTGCACGATTCAAGGCTTCCTCACACAAAAAATACCCATTATTGCCACACTCAAAACACTGGGAGCGGATTCTTCACAAATCATTCGCCTCTACCTCACGCAAAGCCTCATCCTGGGAGGGATCGGTAGTCTTCTTGGGGTCATAGTGGGCGTAGTGCTCCATCGAGGCTTACCGCTATTGCTTCAAGGCATTATCCCTGAAACCATGCACATGAATCCCACTGTTGCTCCTATCCTGCGTGGGATCGTTCTCGGCATCCTCACCACGCTGGCCTTCTCACTCTGGCCTCTGTTGGCCATCCGTCATGTCTCTCCGGCATTGGTGTATCGACAAGCAGTAAACCACTCTCAAGCTATGGCCAGCACCCAATCCAGATTAACCCGATGGCGAACCATCCTGAAGCATTGGTGGAATGACCGGGCACAGGTCGTGGTCAGCATCAGCATGATGGTGGGCGTGACCGGCCTGGCTATGTGGCAAGCCCACTCACTGACTCTCGGTTTATTTTTTTCCGTTGCCTGTGCGGTGGCAGTTCTCCTCCTCATCGGAGGCACTGGAGTGCTCTATAGCGTTCTCCGGCATGTGCCGATTCCTCAACGGTATTTGTTGCGTCATGCGGTGAGGAATCTGCAACGGCCTGGAAATTTCACCAAAGCCATGACGTTGGCCATTGGAATTGGTGTCATGCTTTTAACCACGCTAACCATTGTGCAACGATCCTTACTTGATCTGATAGGAAACCAGATACCCTCCCAGGCTCCTTCGTTTTTTTTCATAGACATCCAACCGGACCAACATACCCAATTTGTGGACGTGCTCCAACAACAATTCCCGGATTCACCGTATAATTTGGTTCCTGTCGTGAGGTCTCGTCTCACGGCCATCAACGGAAAACCCATCGATCCTGAAGAGCATAAAGGCCAACGAAACGGATGGTATTTCACCAGGGAATACGTCTTGACGACATCCCGGGATCTTCCAAAAGATAACGTCCTCACCGAGGGGCAATGGTGGGATCACGCCAAGCAACCAGGCTCGGATGAAGCAATGAGAACGCCTTCAGATTTCCCCCTGGTCTCAGTGGAGGAAGACGCCGCAAAAAACCTGGGGCTCACCCTGGGCTCAACCCTGACGTTGGACATTCAAGGGGTGCCACTTGTCGCAAAAGTGAGCAGTCTTCGGCAGGTCGATTGGGGAAGTTTTTCCATAAATTTTTTCATGATCCTTCAGCCCGGCTCTTTTGACGGCGCCCCGTTCACCTACATCGCCACAACCAGAGTGCCCACAACCCTCGAGATCCCCTTACAGCAAGCCATTGTCGCCGCCCTGCCCAATGTGACAGCCATTAAGGTGGGAGATGTGCTGGAGAGTATTAGTCGGATCTTTCGCCAATTGGCCCTGGGAATCCAAGCCTTGGCCCTTCTCTGTCTGGTCACCGGCGCCATAGTCATGATTACGGCGATTTCAATCAACCGGTACCGGCGTCTTCATGAATTGGCAATCGTGAAAGCCCTGGGAGCAAGTCGCGGGCTACTAGTATTTTCGCTGGGGGTGGAATTCGGTGTCATTGGAGCCTTTGCAGGATTGGTTGGACTTGGATTGGGGTGCCTCCTCTCCTGGTCTCTCCTGTACTTCTTTTTTGACCTCACCTGGACCTTCGATCTCATCATATTGAGCACAGGTTTGCTGTTGACAATTCTGCTATGCCTCGCGACAGGCTTTCTCGGAACTTACCGGTTGCTGGGCTTTCCTCCTCTGTCCGTCCTCCGTCAAGAATAG
- a CDS encoding ABC transporter ATP-binding protein, with protein sequence MQLRAGTQVVKILQDISFEVFTNQVVAIVGPSGSGKSTLLGLLAGLDRPTQGSIRIHQTDITTLSETEMAHFRRKHIGYVFQAFHLIPTLTALENVALPLELQGITTGTLRAKTLLQSVGLEHRLHHYPVQLSGGEQQRVALARAFIVRPPLLLADEPTGNLDSSTGAMVIDLLWELHQQHGSTLVLVTHDMSLAARAQRILTLRDGAMVNETAPPLLSSGSET encoded by the coding sequence ATGCAGCTTCGGGCGGGCACCCAGGTCGTGAAGATTTTACAGGACATTTCCTTCGAGGTCTTTACTAATCAGGTGGTGGCTATTGTCGGACCGTCTGGAAGCGGTAAATCAACTCTCCTGGGATTGCTTGCAGGCCTCGACCGACCAACACAGGGGTCTATCCGCATTCACCAGACCGACATCACGACCTTAAGCGAGACCGAAATGGCGCACTTTCGACGCAAGCACATCGGCTATGTGTTTCAAGCCTTTCATCTCATTCCCACTTTGACGGCACTGGAAAATGTGGCACTACCTTTAGAATTGCAAGGAATAACCACGGGCACATTACGAGCCAAAACCCTTTTACAATCCGTCGGATTAGAACATCGTCTTCACCATTATCCCGTTCAACTCTCTGGTGGCGAACAGCAACGAGTGGCCTTGGCCCGAGCCTTTATTGTCCGCCCTCCCCTTCTGCTTGCCGACGAACCCACCGGCAATCTGGATAGCTCAACCGGTGCCATGGTCATTGATCTGCTGTGGGAACTTCATCAGCAACACGGCAGCACTCTCGTCCTAGTCACTCACGACATGTCATTGGCCGCTCGCGCACAACGTATCCTAACCTTGCGGGATGGAGCAATGGTGAACGAGACGGCCCCTCCGCTGTTATCCTCCGGCTCAGAGACATGA
- a CDS encoding arylesterase, which translates to MHTCILSVLVFFCLGIWGCGPEESASPGLSESMNPSSDLSDSRDQIPVETSLSGPLVRKNKTLPKIVAFGDSLTAGLGVSSEESYPAQLEKHLQERGFHYEVVNAGVSGDTSAGGLRRVEWILKNQPTVVILELGVNDGLRGLPLEQTYANLRSIIDRFKNAGVMVILAGMRIPPNYGEAYTGEFFDMYKRLAKELSLPLIPFLLEGVAAQPGLNQADGVHPTAEGYTIVAQNVFQTLEPLLTNGTGHPAME; encoded by the coding sequence ATGCATACATGTATCCTATCAGTCCTCGTATTCTTCTGTCTGGGTATCTGGGGGTGTGGTCCTGAAGAGAGTGCCTCACCCGGTCTATCAGAGTCCATGAATCCCAGTTCCGACTTGTCAGACTCTCGTGACCAAATTCCGGTCGAAACGTCTTTATCCGGGCCATTGGTGCGAAAGAACAAAACCCTGCCTAAAATCGTAGCCTTTGGTGATAGCTTAACGGCTGGATTGGGTGTGTCATCGGAGGAGTCCTATCCGGCTCAATTGGAAAAACATTTACAGGAACGTGGATTTCACTATGAGGTGGTTAATGCGGGGGTTAGCGGAGACACCTCAGCGGGAGGATTGCGACGGGTAGAGTGGATTTTAAAAAATCAGCCGACGGTTGTCATCTTAGAATTGGGAGTGAATGATGGTCTCCGGGGCTTACCGCTGGAACAGACCTATGCAAATCTTCGTAGCATCATTGACCGGTTCAAGAATGCAGGGGTGATGGTCATTTTAGCGGGTATGCGCATTCCGCCAAATTATGGCGAAGCCTACACGGGAGAGTTTTTCGACATGTATAAACGGCTGGCCAAGGAATTGAGTCTTCCACTGATTCCATTTTTATTAGAAGGAGTGGCTGCTCAACCTGGTTTAAATCAGGCGGATGGAGTTCATCCTACGGCAGAAGGCTATACCATTGTGGCTCAGAATGTTTTTCAAACATTGGAGCCTTTACTCACAAATGGAACGGGTCACCCGGCCATGGAGTAG